In Coprobacter tertius, the following proteins share a genomic window:
- a CDS encoding iron-containing alcohol dehydrogenase translates to MENFTFQNPTRLIFGKGSIEQLNSEITPEKRIMVCFGGGSAKKNGVYEQVKQALSGHFTVEFWGIEPNPDYDTVMKAVALARENNIDFLLAVGGGSVIDATKFIAHAIPYKGEDAWQLAIHNDLIKESTPLGVILTLPATGSEMNHRGVLSRRKTKEKVSFISPFSFPKFAILDPVVTFTLPEKQLTNGVVDSFMHIMEQYMTSTGNSVLMDRWAEGVLLSLIELGPKVLADKTDYDTMANFMLCATMALNGFTGMGVPQDWATHRIGYELTILYGLDHAETLAVVYPALLKILKNQKMEKLAQYAERVWGIQSGSITEKADLAIQLTEGFFRKMGMKTHMKEYGIPPEAIDIIYNRLKKNGAVYGENKNVDAEMARKIFAESY, encoded by the coding sequence ATGGAAAATTTCACTTTTCAGAATCCGACCCGGCTTATATTCGGTAAAGGTTCTATCGAACAATTAAATTCGGAAATTACTCCCGAAAAAAGGATTATGGTCTGTTTCGGAGGGGGAAGTGCCAAAAAGAACGGAGTATATGAACAAGTTAAGCAAGCTTTGTCGGGACATTTTACCGTAGAATTTTGGGGAATAGAACCTAACCCCGACTATGATACAGTAATGAAAGCTGTTGCTCTGGCACGGGAAAATAACATCGATTTTTTACTCGCAGTAGGAGGAGGATCGGTGATAGACGCTACTAAATTTATCGCCCATGCTATTCCTTATAAAGGGGAAGATGCCTGGCAACTTGCTATTCACAACGACCTGATAAAAGAAAGTACCCCATTAGGTGTAATACTCACTTTACCTGCAACCGGTTCAGAAATGAACCACCGAGGTGTACTGTCTCGAAGAAAAACAAAAGAAAAGGTCTCTTTTATTTCTCCTTTCTCTTTCCCGAAATTTGCCATTCTCGACCCAGTCGTTACTTTTACCTTACCCGAAAAACAACTGACCAACGGAGTTGTAGATTCTTTTATGCATATCATGGAACAATATATGACTTCTACTGGAAACAGTGTTTTAATGGATCGTTGGGCTGAAGGCGTTTTACTTTCATTGATCGAACTCGGACCGAAAGTTCTGGCAGACAAAACAGATTATGATACAATGGCAAATTTCATGCTTTGTGCAACAATGGCATTAAACGGTTTTACCGGGATGGGGGTTCCACAAGATTGGGCAACTCATCGCATCGGTTACGAGCTCACCATTCTTTACGGACTCGACCATGCCGAAACATTGGCTGTCGTTTACCCGGCACTATTAAAGATTTTGAAAAACCAGAAAATGGAAAAACTTGCACAATATGCCGAGAGAGTTTGGGGTATCCAAAGCGGAAGTATCACCGAAAAAGCAGACTTAGCCATACAACTTACCGAAGGCTTTTTTCGTAAAATGGGAATGAAAACGCATATGAAGGAATACGGAATTCCTCCAGAAGCCATAGATATCATCTATAATCGTTTGAAAAAAAACGGAGCAGTTTATGGCGAAAATAAAAATGTCGATGCAGAAATGGCTCGCAAAATATTTGCTGAAAGCTATTAA
- the lpxD gene encoding UDP-3-O-(3-hydroxymyristoyl)glucosamine N-acyltransferase, which yields MEFTAQQIADFLQGEVIGDGQIKVNNLSKIDDGQPETLTFLANPKYNHYLYTTRASVVLVNRDFIPEEKVSVTLIKVDDAYSCIAQLLNMVNQARPEKKGIDSTAVIAANTSVPQSIYIGAFTFIGENVKLGENIKIYPQVYIGDNVTIGDNTTLYPGVKIYHDCVIGKDCMIHAGTVIGADGFGFAPNNGSYQKIAQIGNVIIEDHVEIGANTTIDRATMGSTIVHEGAKLDNLIQVAHNVEVGSNTVIAAQTGIAGSTKIGNNCMIGGQVGFAGHITIGDRVNIGAQSGIPNHVKSDVTLLGYPAVPAREFARSVVMIKKLPELNKTIRELQEEIENLKKKIDK from the coding sequence ATGGAATTTACAGCTCAGCAAATTGCAGATTTTCTGCAGGGAGAAGTCATCGGGGACGGACAGATAAAAGTAAATAACCTGTCGAAAATCGATGATGGCCAACCGGAAACCCTTACCTTTTTGGCAAATCCCAAATATAATCACTATCTGTATACCACACGAGCAAGCGTCGTTCTGGTTAACCGAGATTTTATCCCCGAAGAAAAAGTTTCAGTGACTCTCATAAAAGTAGATGACGCGTATTCTTGTATTGCACAATTACTTAACATGGTAAATCAGGCTCGTCCCGAAAAAAAAGGCATAGATAGTACAGCAGTCATTGCAGCGAATACGTCTGTTCCCCAGTCTATATATATAGGTGCTTTTACATTTATAGGCGAAAATGTAAAACTCGGGGAAAATATAAAGATATACCCGCAAGTATATATCGGAGATAATGTAACAATCGGAGATAATACAACCCTTTATCCAGGCGTAAAAATATACCACGACTGCGTTATTGGCAAAGATTGTATGATACATGCCGGAACAGTAATCGGAGCCGATGGTTTCGGATTCGCACCGAATAACGGAAGTTATCAAAAAATCGCACAGATCGGTAATGTAATTATAGAAGATCATGTAGAGATAGGTGCTAATACGACCATAGACAGGGCCACAATGGGTTCTACTATCGTACATGAAGGAGCCAAACTCGATAATCTGATACAAGTCGCCCACAATGTAGAGGTAGGAAGCAATACGGTAATAGCCGCTCAAACGGGAATTGCCGGTTCTACCAAAATAGGAAATAATTGTATGATAGGCGGACAAGTGGGTTTTGCTGGGCATATTACCATTGGAGACAGAGTTAATATAGGTGCTCAATCGGGTATTCCCAACCATGTAAAGTCCGATGTTACGCTTTTAGGATATCCTGCAGTGCCCGCTCGTGAATTTGCCCGTTCGGTTGTAATGATTAAAAAATTACCCGAATTGAACAAAACAATCAGGGAATTACAGGAAGAAATAGAGAACCTGAAAAAAAAGATAGATAAATAA
- a CDS encoding efflux transporter outer membrane subunit codes for MGLKRITVVLTGLVLCLVFYCDKTFAQQRDNRYLENEMPANWDPDSLFVQTLPIEDSWWQGFNDTLLDSLISKAVENNYDLLMAADRIRQAKAVFRESQAGFYPGVSFSGGWTRQQSSENTTRMPYPIDRITQYASAEASVNWEIDVFGSIRNRMKASKEMYRASREDYNAVMVSLCAQVASGYAQLRTYQQQRIVAEQNIASQKAILHITEVRYNTGLVSQLDVAQAKTVYYSTKASLPALEAAIEQQINGLSILLGLYPSELKPVLITAAPLPDYLKLVSVGIPANLLRQRPDIRAAERTVASYAASVGAAKSDYLPKFYLKGSIGFASREMDNFFNNKSLTYQIAPTLNWTLFQGTQRIQALKAAKAQLDENIRQYNQTVLNAVQEVENAMSGYSGSIKQVVALREVIVQSELTLKLSLDLYKQGLAPFQNVLDAQRSLLSYQNSLVSAQGGALSYLIQLYRAVGGGWLGQ; via the coding sequence ATGGGGTTAAAGAGAATAACAGTCGTCCTTACCGGTCTGGTTTTATGTCTGGTTTTTTATTGTGATAAAACTTTTGCACAGCAGAGGGATAACCGATATCTCGAAAACGAGATGCCGGCAAACTGGGATCCCGATTCGTTATTTGTTCAAACCTTACCGATTGAAGACAGTTGGTGGCAAGGTTTTAATGATACATTGCTGGATTCGCTTATTTCTAAGGCAGTGGAAAATAATTATGATCTGTTGATGGCTGCCGATCGTATTAGACAGGCAAAAGCAGTTTTCCGTGAATCCCAGGCTGGATTTTATCCGGGCGTAAGTTTTTCAGGAGGATGGACCCGCCAGCAATCCAGTGAAAATACTACGAGGATGCCGTATCCTATCGATCGTATTACTCAATATGCTTCTGCCGAAGCTTCGGTGAATTGGGAAATTGATGTTTTCGGATCGATACGTAATCGCATGAAGGCCTCGAAAGAAATGTATCGGGCAAGTCGTGAGGATTATAATGCGGTTATGGTATCGCTTTGTGCCCAGGTGGCGTCGGGATATGCACAATTACGTACTTATCAACAACAACGTATTGTTGCAGAACAAAATATCGCGTCTCAGAAGGCAATTTTACATATTACAGAAGTGAGGTATAATACAGGATTAGTTTCACAACTCGATGTTGCTCAGGCTAAAACGGTATATTATAGTACCAAGGCCTCTCTTCCTGCTTTAGAAGCAGCGATAGAACAACAAATTAACGGCCTTTCGATATTGTTGGGGCTTTATCCTTCGGAATTAAAGCCAGTATTGATTACTGCGGCACCTTTACCTGATTATTTAAAACTGGTAAGTGTAGGTATTCCTGCTAATTTATTGCGTCAGCGCCCCGATATAAGGGCCGCTGAACGTACCGTGGCCTCTTATGCTGCATCGGTCGGTGCGGCTAAGTCAGATTATTTACCTAAATTCTATCTTAAAGGGAGTATCGGTTTTGCCTCTCGGGAGATGGATAACTTTTTTAATAATAAAAGTCTTACTTATCAAATTGCGCCTACTTTGAACTGGACTTTATTTCAGGGTACGCAACGTATTCAGGCTTTAAAAGCAGCAAAAGCTCAACTCGATGAAAATATCCGTCAATATAATCAAACGGTTCTTAATGCAGTTCAGGAAGTGGAAAATGCGATGAGCGGATATTCAGGTTCGATAAAACAAGTGGTCGCTCTTCGGGAGGTAATTGTTCAAAGTGAGCTTACTCTAAAGCTCTCACTCGATCTTTACAAACAAGGCTTAGCTCCTTTTCAGAATGTTCTCGATGCTCAACGTTCGTTACTTAGCTATCAAAATTCTTTGGTGTCGGCACAGGGAGGAGCATTGTCGTATCTTATACAGTTATATCGTGCTGTAGGAGGGGGATGGCTCGGTCAATGA
- a CDS encoding efflux RND transporter periplasmic adaptor subunit, whose amino-acid sequence MTKFVFHHSVLYLLPALLLLAGCRQKEAQTQQPIQKISVAYPEVKPITLHKKYPGYLSSEQTVNLVARVNGYLQKIAYEPGNVVPAGTLLFVIEPTLYQESVNQSEAAVKSAEAKLDYAQNNYTRMKEAAQEDAISEIDLIQSRTNVEAAQAALKEARAQLATARTNLSYCYVKAPYRGRVSRSQYDVGNYINGSLQATTLATLYQDDKMYAYFNIEDNQYLKMMMASPEKVSEGRLPKEITLTFQQPLAKEYVGKLDYLSPNIQLSTGTMTVRAQVDNPEGELKSGLYVTISLPYGKNDSAVMVKDASIGTDQLGKYLYLVNDSNKVVYRHIEVGELVADTLREVTSGLTGNDRYVTKALLKVREGMTVDPVIDK is encoded by the coding sequence ATGACGAAATTTGTTTTCCACCATAGTGTATTATACCTGTTACCGGCGTTGCTTTTATTGGCAGGATGCCGGCAAAAAGAAGCCCAGACGCAGCAACCTATACAAAAGATATCGGTGGCATATCCCGAAGTGAAGCCGATTACTTTACATAAAAAATATCCGGGTTATCTCTCTTCGGAACAAACTGTAAATCTGGTTGCCAGAGTAAACGGGTATTTGCAGAAGATTGCTTATGAACCTGGGAATGTGGTGCCGGCAGGGACTTTATTGTTTGTTATAGAACCGACTTTATATCAGGAATCGGTCAATCAATCCGAAGCAGCAGTAAAGTCGGCAGAGGCGAAACTCGATTATGCTCAGAATAATTATACCCGGATGAAAGAAGCGGCTCAAGAAGATGCGATAAGCGAGATCGATTTGATACAATCCCGCACTAATGTAGAAGCTGCTCAGGCAGCATTAAAAGAGGCTCGGGCACAATTGGCGACAGCTCGTACTAATTTGAGCTACTGTTATGTGAAGGCCCCTTATCGGGGACGTGTTTCCCGGTCCCAATATGATGTGGGTAATTATATCAACGGTTCTTTACAGGCGACTACATTAGCTACCCTATATCAGGATGATAAAATGTATGCTTATTTCAATATCGAAGACAATCAATATTTAAAGATGATGATGGCATCTCCGGAAAAGGTTTCGGAGGGACGTCTTCCTAAAGAAATTACCCTTACCTTCCAACAACCTCTTGCTAAGGAGTATGTGGGAAAATTAGATTATTTATCTCCAAATATCCAGTTATCTACGGGGACTATGACGGTGCGGGCACAAGTTGATAACCCTGAAGGTGAACTTAAGAGCGGGTTGTATGTTACAATCAGTTTGCCTTATGGTAAGAACGATAGTGCGGTTATGGTAAAGGATGCTTCTATCGGAACCGATCAGTTGGGAAAATATCTGTATTTGGTAAACGACTCGAATAAAGTCGTTTATCGGCATATCGAAGTGGGAGAACTGGTTGCCGATACTTTGCGTGAGGTGACCAGCGGATTAACTGGCAACGATCGTTATGTTACGAAAGCCTTGTTGAAAGTAAGAGAAGGTATGACTGTAGATCCTGTCATAGATAAATAG
- a CDS encoding aldehyde dehydrogenase, which produces MDNECLIDRQRSFFNNGKTRNISRRIESLSILYNTIVKYRKEIGDALRTDLGKSEFESYISETGFVLQEIRHTLKHLKKWAKPQKVKTPLILFGSKSEIQYIPYGVVLILSPWNYPFQLSMTPLVGAIAAGNTVILKPSPDSPRTNIILKRIISECFSPDYVDCIEADKRETDLLLKNRFDYIFYTGGPSFGKKVAEAASANLTPVTLELGGKSPCIVDWDVDIEVAARRIVWGKFLNCGQTCVAPDYIWVHRNVKEKLIDCLISEIKRQYGENPLSNSDYPHIVNIQRFYHLLLLLKQGKIEWGGNYVEDKLYIAPTILSEISTQSRVMDEEIFGPILPVLEYNNINDCIEFIQNGEKPLALYVFTRNKKTADKVLSETSSGGACINDVISHLVNTNLPFGGIGNSGMGSYHGIHSFRLFSHARGVVSTSTKINPGIKFAPYAQKLKWLKMLMK; this is translated from the coding sequence ATGGATAACGAATGTTTAATTGACAGGCAACGTTCTTTTTTCAATAACGGGAAAACCCGGAATATTTCTCGCAGGATAGAATCGTTATCGATCCTGTACAATACAATCGTAAAATACCGGAAAGAAATAGGAGATGCATTGCGAACAGATTTGGGAAAATCGGAGTTCGAAAGTTATATTTCTGAAACAGGATTTGTTTTACAGGAAATACGACATACCTTAAAACATTTGAAAAAATGGGCTAAACCGCAAAAAGTAAAAACACCCCTGATCCTTTTTGGAAGTAAAAGTGAAATACAATATATTCCTTACGGGGTAGTACTCATATTATCTCCCTGGAACTATCCCTTCCAACTCTCGATGACCCCCCTTGTAGGTGCAATCGCCGCAGGAAATACAGTCATTCTGAAACCTTCACCCGACTCCCCTCGAACAAATATTATTCTGAAAAGAATCATTTCAGAATGCTTTTCTCCCGATTATGTCGATTGTATAGAAGCTGATAAACGGGAAACCGATCTTTTACTAAAGAACAGGTTCGATTATATTTTTTATACCGGTGGTCCTTCATTTGGAAAAAAAGTTGCAGAAGCAGCCTCGGCAAACCTGACACCTGTAACCCTTGAGTTGGGAGGAAAATCTCCTTGCATTGTAGATTGGGATGTCGATATAGAAGTCGCTGCACGCCGCATCGTATGGGGAAAATTCCTAAATTGCGGCCAAACATGTGTCGCTCCTGATTATATTTGGGTACATCGTAACGTAAAAGAAAAACTGATAGATTGCCTGATCTCGGAAATTAAACGACAATATGGAGAAAATCCTCTTTCGAATTCCGATTATCCTCATATCGTCAATATACAACGATTTTATCATTTATTACTCTTGCTCAAGCAAGGGAAAATAGAATGGGGAGGAAATTACGTCGAAGATAAATTATATATAGCCCCCACGATTCTTTCTGAGATCAGCACACAGAGCCGTGTCATGGATGAGGAGATATTCGGTCCTATATTACCGGTTCTCGAATACAATAATATCAATGATTGTATCGAGTTTATCCAAAACGGAGAAAAGCCTCTTGCATTATATGTTTTTACCCGTAATAAAAAAACAGCCGATAAAGTATTATCCGAAACTTCTTCTGGTGGAGCATGTATTAATGATGTAATATCACATCTGGTAAATACAAACTTACCCTTCGGAGGAATAGGCAACAGCGGAATGGGGTCTTATCACGGAATTCATAGTTTCAGACTTTTTAGTCACGCACGAGGAGTTGTAAGTACATCTACAAAAATTAATCCTGGAATAAAATTCGCACCTTATGCCCAAAAATTAAAATGGTTGAAGATGCTTATGAAATAA
- a CDS encoding sugar-binding domain-containing protein has product MKKINLFLLMGALLFPAVSEAQDWQMKQGKIMTPWSENIDPENVLNEYPRPQKKRAEWMNLNGIWDLARREEGKSAIGTYRKEAYNKKILVPFPVESPISGIMDTDYSNQNKSYVYRRYFALPESMKGKHILLNFGAVDWYCAVFINGTKVGSHSGGYDPFSFDITNALKEDGDQEIVVQVYDPTDGGAMHGKQALSPAAIDYAPSSGIWQTVWLEPVEETYITDFRIIPDVDNSQVKIKVEAENAEGYIVEVTVIDDETPVATQIININEETNIPLGSSEVKLWSPDSPFLYDLRFELKKDDVVADKVDSYFGMRKIELGKLRGRPYMFLNDKPLFQYGPLDQGFWPDGNYTAPSYEAWKWDIEKMKEFGFNMIRKHIKTEPARWYYYCDSIGLVVWQDMPNSSNEFPDQTKLLGNNDWVKRNFLKETENIVKSLINVPSIIVWVPYNENWGQFGAIDPSHTINGVNLIRKLDNTRLINPASGWVNYELGDIVDRHSYPKPGIYDNAYNKRATVCGETEGYGLKIDGHMYTDQYFSWTEVNSTQELSERMNEVNDLAFGLTGKGLNAIVITQFTDVEKEINGLYTYDRKVRKLEDDQFESFKTGVIKLKTKALGDYVYPSAVQCDTLHWYYTISTSSPATGWNTDSDFDVSNWKYGLSGFGQGEMSGARIRTEWNGKNSIYLRRNFDFSKLSDEEFNGMKLSIFNDEDFEVYINGVLAASGTGYVTDYRAIDLTDEVKNAIRRTGNNLIAVKCTQDWGGQYIDLGFVTEIPLDYEKNEGETPEVIVKKISTPEEFDAIRNDLGGFYELTADIDLSKFTKFLPIGSETAPFTGFIDGKGYAVKNMKITNSGVNNQGLFGYTEGAVIRNLELENCKVIGAQNVGTLFGKGRATTVENVVVTKPSLSGTDHVGGIGGATVNGGLITSIKNCYVTDGNVWSSDLQLGGIIGSAKNTEIENVYYTGKLVGSTNESCNVGGIVGLIESDEVYINNVVSLASSLKGGMVSPISPKTTGEYKKKLITFGTNMYASNAIEVVGGTVDPELGDLAASYKKPLSDLQKRSFYEGIGWDFVNVWSYPEGTLYPVLKFKEGDVSGLETVQKVNVMNVSATGGNIIIETKKPASVWIYNAAGALISRVNTNGNIITQSVPAGSYIVKAVIEGQAEIVKIISE; this is encoded by the coding sequence ATGAAAAAAATCAACTTATTTTTATTAATGGGTGCTTTGCTTTTTCCCGCCGTTTCCGAGGCTCAGGATTGGCAAATGAAGCAAGGAAAGATTATGACTCCTTGGTCGGAGAATATCGATCCTGAAAATGTCCTGAATGAGTATCCCAGACCGCAGAAAAAACGGGCGGAGTGGATGAATCTTAACGGCATTTGGGATTTGGCTCGAAGAGAAGAAGGAAAATCTGCGATAGGAACTTACCGAAAAGAAGCTTATAATAAAAAAATACTGGTTCCTTTTCCGGTAGAGTCTCCTATATCGGGAATAATGGATACCGATTATTCAAACCAAAATAAATCGTATGTTTATCGTCGGTATTTTGCTCTTCCTGAAAGTATGAAGGGTAAACATATTCTTTTGAATTTCGGTGCTGTCGATTGGTATTGTGCTGTTTTTATTAACGGAACAAAAGTGGGAAGCCACTCGGGAGGATACGATCCTTTTTCATTTGATATTACTAATGCGTTAAAGGAGGATGGCGACCAGGAAATAGTCGTTCAGGTGTATGACCCGACCGATGGAGGAGCTATGCACGGAAAACAGGCCTTAAGTCCTGCGGCTATCGATTATGCGCCTTCGTCCGGAATATGGCAGACAGTATGGCTCGAGCCTGTAGAGGAAACTTATATAACCGATTTTCGTATTATTCCCGATGTCGATAACAGTCAGGTAAAGATAAAGGTTGAAGCAGAAAATGCCGAAGGTTATATTGTGGAAGTGACGGTCATCGATGATGAGACTCCAGTCGCTACTCAAATCATTAATATAAATGAAGAAACTAATATACCTTTAGGCTCTTCCGAGGTTAAACTTTGGTCGCCCGATTCACCTTTTCTTTATGATCTGAGGTTCGAACTGAAAAAAGACGATGTCGTAGCTGATAAGGTTGATAGTTATTTTGGAATGCGGAAGATCGAATTGGGAAAATTACGTGGAAGACCTTATATGTTTTTGAATGATAAACCGCTATTTCAGTATGGCCCGCTCGATCAGGGTTTCTGGCCCGATGGTAATTATACGGCACCTTCGTATGAGGCATGGAAATGGGATATCGAGAAAATGAAAGAATTCGGATTCAATATGATCCGTAAACATATTAAGACCGAACCGGCGCGTTGGTATTACTATTGTGATTCGATAGGTTTAGTAGTATGGCAGGATATGCCGAATTCTTCCAATGAATTTCCCGATCAGACCAAATTATTAGGAAATAACGACTGGGTAAAGAGAAATTTCTTGAAAGAAACCGAAAATATTGTGAAATCCTTGATAAATGTTCCGAGTATTATCGTTTGGGTTCCTTATAATGAAAACTGGGGACAGTTTGGTGCTATTGATCCTTCGCATACGATCAACGGAGTAAATCTTATCCGTAAATTAGATAATACGAGACTTATCAATCCGGCAAGCGGTTGGGTAAATTATGAATTGGGAGACATCGTCGATCGTCATAGTTATCCCAAGCCTGGCATTTACGATAACGCGTACAATAAGAGAGCGACTGTTTGCGGTGAAACCGAAGGTTATGGCTTGAAGATAGATGGTCACATGTATACCGATCAGTATTTTTCATGGACAGAAGTAAATTCGACTCAGGAACTTTCGGAACGGATGAATGAAGTGAATGATTTAGCTTTCGGATTGACGGGAAAAGGATTAAATGCAATCGTTATTACTCAGTTTACCGATGTAGAAAAAGAAATTAACGGATTATATACTTATGACCGTAAAGTTCGTAAACTCGAAGATGATCAGTTTGAAAGTTTTAAGACAGGTGTCATTAAGTTAAAAACAAAAGCTTTGGGTGATTATGTATATCCTTCTGCAGTACAATGTGATACGTTACATTGGTATTATACGATATCGACTTCATCACCGGCTACCGGTTGGAATACCGACTCGGATTTTGATGTAAGTAATTGGAAATACGGATTATCGGGATTTGGACAGGGAGAGATGTCGGGAGCAAGGATAAGGACGGAATGGAATGGAAAAAACTCGATTTATCTCCGTCGAAATTTTGATTTCTCGAAGCTTTCCGATGAGGAGTTTAATGGAATGAAATTGAGTATTTTTAATGATGAGGATTTCGAGGTTTATATTAATGGCGTTTTGGCTGCAAGCGGTACAGGTTATGTTACCGATTATCGTGCTATTGATTTGACCGATGAAGTTAAAAATGCGATACGCCGTACGGGAAATAATCTTATAGCTGTAAAATGTACCCAAGATTGGGGCGGCCAATACATCGACTTAGGTTTTGTAACCGAAATTCCGTTGGATTATGAAAAAAACGAGGGGGAAACACCGGAAGTAATTGTTAAGAAAATAAGTACTCCTGAGGAATTTGATGCCATTCGTAATGATTTAGGCGGTTTTTATGAGCTTACTGCCGATATCGATTTATCTAAGTTTACGAAATTCCTCCCAATCGGGAGTGAAACAGCTCCGTTTACCGGTTTTATCGATGGAAAAGGTTATGCGGTAAAGAATATGAAAATTACAAATTCGGGGGTAAATAATCAAGGTTTGTTCGGTTATACCGAAGGAGCGGTGATACGTAATCTCGAACTTGAGAATTGTAAAGTGATAGGGGCTCAGAATGTAGGGACTTTGTTTGGTAAAGGCCGTGCGACGACGGTTGAAAATGTTGTGGTTACCAAACCTTCGTTATCGGGGACCGACCATGTCGGAGGTATTGGGGGCGCTACGGTAAATGGAGGTCTTATTACTTCGATAAAGAATTGTTATGTTACCGATGGAAATGTATGGTCTTCCGATCTTCAGTTAGGAGGTATAATAGGTTCTGCTAAAAATACCGAAATAGAAAATGTATATTATACAGGGAAGTTGGTAGGATCTACTAACGAAAGTTGTAATGTTGGCGGTATTGTGGGGCTTATAGAATCTGATGAAGTATATATTAATAATGTAGTCTCGTTGGCCTCTTCTTTAAAGGGGGGGATGGTTTCGCCGATATCTCCCAAAACAACCGGAGAGTATAAAAAGAAACTGATTACTTTCGGAACTAATATGTATGCAAGCAATGCAATAGAGGTAGTCGGCGGAACAGTAGATCCAGAATTGGGAGATCTTGCAGCAAGTTATAAGAAACCTCTTTCCGATCTTCAAAAGAGATCTTTCTATGAAGGTATCGGTTGGGATTTTGTAAATGTGTGGTCTTATCCGGAAGGAACCCTTTATCCTGTATTGAAATTTAAAGAAGGAGATGTGTCGGGGCTTGAAACTGTTCAGAAAGTTAATGTAATGAATGTTTCGGCAACTGGTGGTAATATTATTATCGAGACTAAAAAACCGGCTTCTGTTTGGATTTATAATGCTGCAGGTGCTTTAATATCCCGTGTGAATACAAACGGCAACATTATTACTCAAAGTGTGCCTGCCGGTAGTTATATTGTAAAAGCCGTTATTGAAGGTCAAGCTGAAATCGTAAAGATTATAAGCGAATAA
- the spt gene encoding serine palmitoyltransferase, giving the protein MKLLQAKLVKYDAPQKAKALGVYPYFRKIESDQDTEVLINGKKVLMFGSNSYMGLTNHPKIKEAAIAATKKYGTGCAGSRFLNGTLDIHVELEDRLARFVGKEEAIVYSTGFQVNLGVVSCLTGREDYIIWDELDHASIIEGRRLSFSTSLKYKHNDMESLEKVLKSCKEDKVKLIVTDGVFSMEGDVAKLPEIVALAKKYNASVMVDEAHGIGVFGKQGRGTCDHFEVTKDVDLIMGTFSKSFASLGGFIATDSITANFLRHNSRSYIFSASITPASTAAVSAALDIIENEPERMENLWAVTHYALDGFRNMGCEIGNTSTPIIPLFIRDNEKTFRVTRMLFDEGVFVNPVVAPAVSPNDTLIRFSLMATHTKKQVDFALDKINKCFKQLDII; this is encoded by the coding sequence ATGAAGCTATTACAAGCAAAATTAGTGAAGTATGATGCGCCTCAGAAGGCGAAAGCACTGGGTGTATATCCGTACTTTAGAAAAATCGAGAGCGATCAGGATACCGAAGTTCTGATAAACGGGAAGAAGGTATTGATGTTCGGTTCGAACAGTTATATGGGATTAACCAATCATCCGAAAATTAAAGAAGCGGCTATTGCAGCTACTAAAAAATATGGGACCGGTTGTGCTGGTTCCCGTTTTCTGAATGGAACACTCGATATTCATGTAGAGTTGGAGGACCGTTTGGCCCGATTTGTAGGTAAAGAGGAAGCGATCGTTTATTCTACTGGTTTTCAAGTTAATCTGGGAGTAGTATCATGCCTGACAGGACGTGAGGATTATATTATTTGGGATGAACTCGATCATGCATCGATTATAGAGGGACGTCGTTTGTCGTTTTCCACATCGTTAAAATATAAGCATAACGATATGGAATCTTTAGAGAAAGTGTTGAAATCCTGCAAAGAAGATAAGGTGAAACTTATCGTTACCGACGGGGTTTTCAGTATGGAAGGCGACGTGGCTAAACTTCCCGAGATTGTGGCTCTGGCTAAAAAATACAATGCATCGGTAATGGTAGATGAGGCCCATGGAATAGGTGTTTTTGGGAAACAGGGTAGAGGTACTTGTGATCATTTCGAAGTAACAAAAGATGTTGATCTGATTATGGGTACTTTTAGTAAGTCTTTTGCTTCATTGGGTGGTTTTATAGCTACCGATTCGATTACTGCAAATTTTTTGAGACATAATTCACGTTCCTATATTTTTAGTGCGAGCATTACGCCTGCATCTACAGCAGCCGTATCTGCAGCACTCGATATCATAGAGAACGAACCCGAACGTATGGAAAATTTATGGGCCGTGACTCATTATGCACTTGATGGTTTCAGAAATATGGGTTGTGAAATCGGAAATACTTCGACTCCTATCATTCCTTTATTTATTCGGGATAATGAGAAAACATTCCGGGTAACACGTATGCTTTTCGATGAGGGTGTATTTGTAAATCCGGTTGTTGCTCCGGCGGTTTCTCCTAATGATACGCTAATTCGTTTTTCTCTTATGGCTACCCATACCAAGAAACAGGTAGATTTTGCTCTCGACAAGATAAATAAATGTTTTAAACAACTCGATATTATTTGA